One part of the Bdellovibrio bacteriovorus genome encodes these proteins:
- a CDS encoding ABC transporter ATP-binding protein produces MGPVRAVNNVSYDIYKGQTLGIVGESGCGKSVTSYSLMRLIEKPGKVTGGQVLLNGRDILKLSEPEMAEVRGGEMAMIFQEPMTALNPVLTIGFQMDEQIMKHKKCGPKESRERAIEMLRLVGIPSPEERYEAYPHQLSGGMRQRAMIAMALSCDPTFLIADEPTTALDVTIQAQILELIQGLQEKLNMTVQFITHDLGVISEISDRVMVMYGGQTCEQADTSELFLNPSHPYTAALIASRPKFGERVSRLTTIEGSVPAPYELPKGCPFVNRCSRVKSECAGTKPPLVEIRPGHKVACFNPL; encoded by the coding sequence ATGGGCCCGGTCCGCGCCGTCAACAACGTCAGTTATGACATCTATAAAGGTCAAACCCTGGGGATCGTGGGCGAATCCGGTTGCGGCAAATCTGTCACTTCCTATTCTTTGATGCGTCTGATTGAAAAACCGGGAAAAGTTACCGGCGGCCAGGTCCTGCTGAATGGCCGTGATATTTTGAAACTTTCTGAACCGGAAATGGCCGAAGTTCGCGGCGGCGAGATGGCGATGATCTTTCAGGAGCCGATGACGGCCCTGAACCCGGTTCTGACCATCGGGTTCCAGATGGATGAACAGATCATGAAGCACAAAAAGTGCGGACCGAAAGAGTCCCGCGAACGTGCCATTGAAATGCTTCGCCTGGTGGGCATCCCTTCCCCGGAAGAACGTTATGAGGCTTACCCTCACCAACTGTCCGGCGGCATGAGACAAAGAGCCATGATTGCCATGGCTCTTTCCTGCGACCCAACATTCCTGATCGCCGATGAACCAACGACCGCGTTGGACGTGACGATTCAGGCCCAAATCCTGGAGCTGATCCAAGGCTTGCAGGAAAAGCTGAACATGACTGTTCAGTTTATCACCCACGACCTGGGTGTAATTTCCGAGATTTCGGACCGGGTGATGGTTATGTACGGTGGCCAGACTTGCGAACAAGCAGACACCTCTGAACTGTTCCTGAACCCAAGCCATCCTTATACAGCGGCATTGATCGCATCCCGCCCTAAATTCGGCGAACGCGTCAGCCGCCTGACCACCATTGAAGGTTCGGTCCCGGCACCGTACGAACTGCCGAAAGGCTGCCCTTTTGTGAACCGTTGTTCTCGCGTAAAAAGTGAATGCGCCGGCACCAAGCCGCCTTTGGTAGAAATCAGACCGGGTCATAAAGTGGCCTGCTTCAACCCTCTTTAA
- the sohB gene encoding protease SohB, with product MDALQSIGVFAAQTFLILFAVLAVILVIALLAAKASHKSEIQIELLHKRYKNFRHLLKAHTVTKSERKELKKKLKEERKALESKSSDGDKKIFVIDFEGDVKASAVENLREEVTAVLTLATPSDEVVVRVESPGGVVHGYGLAASQLLRIREKGIPLTVCVDKVAASGGYLMSVTANKILCAPFAIVGSIGVVAQLPNLHRLLKKHDVDYKEYTAGEFKRTVSLLGEITDKGEEKFKQQLEDTHVLFKSFVSRFRPQMNLSEVATGEYWYGEQALTKLLVDEIRTSDDYLLTLSEKHQVVKVKFEHHESLSDKLTGVLGKALKKGALSAMEELETRRFL from the coding sequence ATGGACGCATTGCAGAGCATCGGAGTTTTCGCAGCACAGACCTTTTTGATCCTTTTCGCCGTCCTTGCGGTGATTCTGGTCATCGCCCTGCTGGCTGCCAAGGCAAGTCACAAATCCGAAATTCAAATCGAACTTCTGCATAAGCGCTACAAAAACTTCCGTCATCTTCTGAAAGCCCACACCGTCACCAAGTCCGAGCGCAAAGAGCTCAAGAAAAAGTTGAAAGAAGAGCGCAAAGCCCTTGAATCCAAATCCAGCGATGGCGACAAAAAAATCTTCGTGATCGACTTTGAAGGCGACGTGAAAGCGTCTGCGGTTGAAAACCTGCGCGAAGAAGTCACGGCTGTTTTGACCCTGGCCACCCCGTCTGACGAAGTTGTCGTTCGCGTGGAAAGCCCGGGCGGTGTCGTTCATGGTTACGGCCTGGCCGCAAGCCAGCTTTTGCGCATCCGTGAAAAAGGCATTCCATTGACTGTTTGCGTGGACAAAGTGGCTGCCAGCGGCGGTTACCTGATGTCTGTGACCGCGAACAAAATCCTGTGCGCCCCGTTTGCCATTGTTGGCTCTATCGGTGTGGTGGCCCAGCTTCCAAACCTGCACCGTCTGTTGAAAAAGCACGATGTAGACTACAAAGAATACACCGCTGGAGAGTTCAAGCGAACTGTGAGCCTTTTGGGTGAAATCACTGACAAGGGCGAAGAAAAGTTCAAACAACAGCTTGAAGACACGCATGTGCTGTTCAAGAGCTTTGTCAGCCGCTTCCGTCCACAGATGAATCTGTCTGAAGTAGCCACCGGCGAATACTGGTACGGCGAACAAGCCCTGACAAAACTGCTGGTTGATGAAATCCGCACCAGCGATGACTACCTTCTGACCCTTTCTGAAAAGCATCAGGTAGTTAAAGTAAAATTTGAACACCACGAAAGCTTAAGCGACAAGCTGACCGGCGTTTTGGGAAAGGCCCTAAAAAAAGGCGCCCTTTCTGCCATGGAAGAACTTGAAACAAGACGCTTTCTTTAA
- a CDS encoding VC0807 family protein — MSKQEAPPKENGLLNIVFNIVLPVLILNKLSKFIGPFWALVLALAFPLGYGAYDLIKRKKFNAFSALGLLNVLLTGGLALLGLHGFWFAVKEAAFPALVGLFVLGSAFTKKPFIETLFLNPSLMKVDLLEERLKEKGKQKEFHDHMKSATVWLSLSFAFSAVCNFVLARKIFINIDSTLSADAQSTVLNEQIAQMTTWSMAIIMVPSMIFLLGIFWYLMRGIKQHSGLSTEELLKEN, encoded by the coding sequence ATGTCAAAACAGGAAGCACCACCAAAAGAAAACGGCCTTTTAAATATCGTCTTTAATATCGTACTTCCGGTGCTGATCCTGAATAAACTGTCGAAGTTTATCGGACCTTTCTGGGCACTGGTTTTGGCGTTGGCCTTCCCGTTGGGATACGGCGCCTATGACTTGATCAAACGCAAAAAATTCAATGCCTTTTCAGCCCTGGGTCTTTTGAACGTACTACTGACCGGCGGCCTAGCACTATTGGGTCTGCACGGATTCTGGTTCGCCGTAAAAGAAGCGGCCTTCCCGGCCCTGGTTGGCTTGTTCGTTTTGGGATCAGCTTTCACCAAAAAACCATTCATCGAAACTCTGTTCCTGAATCCTTCTCTGATGAAAGTGGATCTTCTGGAAGAACGCCTGAAAGAAAAGGGCAAACAAAAAGAATTCCACGATCACATGAAGAGCGCCACCGTATGGCTGTCACTCTCATTTGCCTTCAGCGCCGTCTGCAACTTCGTACTGGCCCGCAAGATTTTCATTAATATTGATTCAACACTGTCCGCAGACGCTCAGTCCACAGTGCTCAACGAACAAATCGCCCAAATGACCACCTGGTCAATGGCCATCATCATGGTCCCATCCATGATCTTCCTGCTAGGCATTTTCTGGTATCTCATGAGAGGCATTAAACAACACAGCGGCCTCTCCACCGAAGAACTCCTAAAAGAAAACTAA
- a CDS encoding sensor histidine kinase produces MAIILVFLSTALSFLISSVFAVRSWAYRRSYIHRLVFIIEVGYALWAFSIISVFAIDDMAFKIFMTHVRMLGLPLLFPSWALLGAGLFLPRVSAKLRQYWYVVFAFPVLMIVGNLLAMAGLPAASRWMYYDFQLIPGMSGLVDFTRGPGVLATFAFGAVAIAVGFAFLIYAVCTLKGRRWKYALVFLAAALWPFALEGLVLLSPADLHLRQLKIAALWPFIWGLHYAANKGDVLEITSLAQQKVFEQLPGPVVILNARSEYWGGNAAASEVLGLKDSWQGRLAVEIPVLRDIISGAERFQIHGLSYQIRRHNLEGDSLESQAQVYLLNDVTELEESNKALKDLNGEILKMYRFNKRVQTVLAHDLTGALAGTQLLLGGVSREDGVLTPDSLVRVREAHKASLELLRNILVWSHEGESRESVDLKTRVNAAVGHLAPQILQKNVSVNVDLPTGEVQLWGSIRVVETILRNLLSNAVKFSPEGGTIQVTGLIMGNQVELTIQDQGPGVSAEIMASLSDSGSVMSSQDDGFGVGLKFTKDFVNQMGGVLIFDPNVVQGTRVSVRFPIGFPV; encoded by the coding sequence ATGGCAATTATACTGGTCTTCTTATCCACGGCGCTCAGCTTTCTAATCAGTTCTGTTTTTGCCGTCCGTTCCTGGGCGTACCGCAGATCTTACATTCATAGACTGGTGTTTATTATTGAAGTTGGCTATGCCCTGTGGGCTTTTTCCATCATCAGTGTTTTTGCCATTGATGACATGGCATTTAAGATTTTTATGACCCATGTGCGGATGCTGGGGCTGCCCTTGTTGTTTCCGTCCTGGGCTTTGCTGGGGGCGGGCCTGTTTTTACCAAGGGTGTCGGCGAAGCTTCGTCAGTACTGGTACGTGGTTTTTGCCTTTCCGGTGTTGATGATCGTCGGCAATTTGCTGGCGATGGCTGGGCTTCCTGCGGCCTCTCGGTGGATGTATTACGACTTTCAATTGATCCCGGGGATGAGTGGCCTTGTGGATTTCACCCGGGGACCGGGGGTGCTGGCGACTTTTGCTTTCGGGGCCGTGGCGATCGCAGTGGGATTTGCGTTCCTGATCTATGCTGTATGCACCCTTAAAGGGCGTCGTTGGAAATATGCCCTGGTATTTTTGGCAGCAGCATTATGGCCCTTTGCTCTTGAAGGCCTGGTTTTGCTGAGCCCCGCGGATCTGCATTTGCGTCAGTTGAAAATCGCCGCCCTGTGGCCCTTTATATGGGGCCTTCATTATGCGGCGAACAAGGGCGACGTTCTGGAAATCACATCCCTGGCGCAGCAAAAAGTTTTCGAGCAGCTTCCGGGGCCCGTAGTGATTTTGAATGCGCGCTCTGAATACTGGGGTGGCAATGCGGCGGCGTCGGAAGTGCTGGGTCTTAAGGACAGCTGGCAGGGACGTCTTGCGGTGGAAATCCCCGTTCTTCGGGACATCATTTCCGGTGCCGAGCGTTTTCAGATTCACGGGCTCAGTTATCAGATCCGCCGTCACAATTTGGAAGGCGACAGTCTGGAAAGTCAGGCGCAGGTGTATCTGTTGAATGATGTGACCGAGCTTGAGGAAAGCAACAAAGCCCTGAAAGATCTGAATGGGGAAATCTTAAAAATGTACAGATTCAACAAACGGGTGCAGACGGTGCTGGCGCATGATTTGACGGGAGCGCTGGCAGGGACGCAGTTGCTGCTGGGCGGAGTATCCCGTGAAGACGGTGTTCTGACTCCGGATTCGCTGGTTCGCGTGCGGGAAGCTCACAAGGCCTCTTTGGAGCTATTGAGAAATATTCTGGTCTGGAGTCATGAAGGCGAAAGTCGGGAAAGCGTTGATCTGAAGACGCGTGTCAATGCAGCAGTGGGGCATCTGGCTCCTCAGATTCTGCAAAAGAATGTTTCGGTGAACGTGGACCTGCCAACTGGGGAAGTTCAATTGTGGGGATCCATTCGTGTTGTTGAAACGATTTTAAGAAATCTGCTGTCGAATGCGGTGAAGTTCAGTCCTGAGGGGGGAACCATTCAAGTGACGGGCTTGATTATGGGAAATCAGGTTGAATTGACTATTCAGGATCAGGGGCCGGGAGTATCGGCGGAAATTATGGCCTCGTTGTCGGATTCAGGTTCGGTGATGTCGTCGCAGGATGATGGCTTCGGGGTGGGGCTTAAATTCACCAAGGACTTTGTGAATCAGATGGGCGGGGTTTTGATCTTTGACCCGAATGTTGTGCAGGGCACCCGGGTTTCAGTTCGTTTTCCTATCGGGTTTCCAGTTTAG
- the mutM gene encoding bifunctional DNA-formamidopyrimidine glycosylase/DNA-(apurinic or apyrimidinic site) lyase: MPELPEVEVVRRGLQTILKDQPILEKVELMRKDLREPIPARKISTLIGQPLTSIERRAKYLLLWTPKGAMLSHLGMTGTWRVAVPGDERLHDHIYLHFSGNLRLAYRDPRRFGCFDFVQDPLKHPKLADLGPEPLEAEFNGSLLWEKLRGKDVALKVALMDQKVVVGVGNIYASEALFAAGIKPTLPARKLSLERASLLVGEIKKILSQSIKAGGSSISDFAQASGESGYFQTSFQVYGRDKEPCVTCGQQVKSKVLGGRNTFWCSRCQK, from the coding sequence ATGCCTGAACTTCCAGAGGTCGAAGTCGTCCGCCGGGGCCTGCAGACCATATTAAAAGACCAGCCGATTTTGGAAAAAGTCGAACTGATGCGCAAAGATCTGCGCGAGCCGATTCCTGCTAGAAAAATAAGCACCCTTATCGGCCAGCCGCTGACCTCCATCGAGCGTCGCGCTAAGTATTTGCTTTTGTGGACCCCGAAGGGCGCCATGCTGTCGCACTTGGGAATGACCGGAACCTGGCGGGTGGCGGTGCCGGGGGATGAGCGTCTGCATGACCATATATATCTGCACTTTTCCGGAAACCTGCGCCTGGCTTACCGCGATCCGCGCCGTTTTGGCTGTTTTGACTTTGTTCAAGACCCGTTAAAACACCCTAAGTTGGCGGATTTGGGGCCCGAACCGTTAGAGGCGGAATTCAATGGATCGCTGTTGTGGGAAAAACTGCGCGGCAAGGATGTGGCTTTGAAAGTTGCCCTCATGGATCAGAAGGTTGTCGTGGGTGTCGGGAATATCTATGCCAGCGAAGCGTTGTTTGCCGCCGGAATTAAACCCACTCTGCCAGCGCGAAAGCTGTCTTTGGAAAGAGCTTCGCTTTTGGTTGGCGAGATTAAAAAAATTTTATCTCAGTCAATCAAGGCGGGTGGATCTTCCATTAGTGACTTCGCCCAAGCCTCCGGGGAAAGTGGTTATTTTCAGACGAGCTTTCAGGTTTACGGGCGGGACAAAGAGCCTTGTGTGACTTGCGGGCAACAGGTAAAGTCGAAAGTTCTGGGTGGCCGAAACACCTTCTGGTGTTCGCGTTGCCAAAAATAA
- a CDS encoding acylneuraminate cytidylyltransferase translates to MKAIVVAALLALSFTTGFTCSKNQPETAPAETAPAAEATATEAAPAEGTPAATEAAPAAPTEAAPAGETK, encoded by the coding sequence ATGAAAGCAATCGTAGTAGCAGCTTTGCTTGCACTATCTTTCACAACTGGCTTCACTTGCTCTAAAAACCAACCAGAGACAGCTCCTGCTGAAACTGCACCTGCTGCTGAAGCAACTGCTACTGAAGCAGCTCCTGCAGAAGGCACTCCAGCTGCTACTGAAGCAGCTCCTGCAGCTCCAACTGAAGCAGCTCCAGCTGGCGAAACTAAGTAA
- a CDS encoding acyl-CoA dehydrogenase: MDSISSFYGMFLENYTGLWVLGSVVLLLFVGFFSSPLIVWAIALAAILVGFGAPTWLLAVYAVIAIIFLITPLRAALVTSGLLAFMKKMQFLPKISDTEKAALDAGAVWVEKDLFSGNPNFGNLLKEDYPQLTAEEQAFMDGPVNNLCKVLDHWKIHKDKDIPKEAWDIIKKEKFLGMIIPKEYGGLGFSALAHSEVIMKISSRSLSTAITVMVPNSLGPAELLAHYGTDAQKNRYLPRLATGEEIPCFGLTEPTAGSDAGSITSTGVLFKGPDGKLQIKLNWNKRWITLAAISTTIGLAFRLRDPENLLGKGEDVGITCALIPSSTPGVVLGRRHDPLGIPFYNCPTQGKDVIVNAEDAIIGGVANAGKGWLMLMECLAAGRGISLPAQATGGAKLAARVVSAHSLVRRQFGMSIGRFEGVEEPLARIGAAAYQLEAMRRYCLGAIDKGIKPGVITAMQKYYATEMGRHVINDSMDIMGGAGISMGPRNVLAEIYIATPIGITVEGANILTRTLMIFGQGALRAHPFAYAEVKTAEAGDLKGFDRAFWGHIGHVVRNTCRAILLSCSRGFLASTPDVHPQMKVYVRRLTWTSATFALLSDVAMGVLGGQLKAKQKITGRFADILANMYMATAILRRFEYEGRREEDLAFAHYNLKRCMANIQTGFDGIFDNLKIPGLRWFFKGWIGAWSRINSIGSQASDGWSHAIAASMLKEGGIRERLSDGIYLPTDKNEAIGRLEHAFSVTNKAEAAEKKVKKAIREGVLPKKKVHLLLDEALQKNVITQDELKLIQESDAVRYDAILVDDFSQEEYMSRHS, encoded by the coding sequence GTGGATTCTATCAGCTCATTCTATGGAATGTTTTTGGAGAACTACACGGGCCTGTGGGTATTGGGCTCTGTGGTGCTTCTGTTGTTTGTGGGCTTTTTCTCAAGCCCTCTGATTGTGTGGGCGATTGCCCTGGCCGCAATTCTTGTCGGCTTTGGAGCGCCAACCTGGCTGCTGGCAGTGTACGCTGTCATCGCCATCATCTTCCTGATCACGCCGCTGCGTGCAGCACTGGTAACATCCGGTTTGCTGGCGTTCATGAAGAAGATGCAGTTCCTTCCGAAAATCTCCGACACGGAAAAAGCGGCGTTGGACGCCGGTGCCGTGTGGGTTGAAAAAGATCTTTTCTCCGGCAACCCGAACTTCGGCAATCTTCTGAAAGAAGACTATCCGCAATTGACGGCGGAAGAGCAGGCCTTCATGGACGGCCCGGTGAACAACCTGTGTAAGGTTTTGGATCACTGGAAAATCCACAAAGACAAAGACATCCCTAAAGAAGCCTGGGACATCATCAAGAAAGAAAAATTCTTAGGCATGATCATCCCGAAAGAGTACGGCGGTCTTGGATTCTCTGCGCTGGCGCACTCTGAAGTGATCATGAAAATCTCTTCCCGTTCTTTGTCTACGGCAATCACGGTGATGGTTCCAAACTCTTTGGGTCCTGCAGAGCTTCTGGCTCACTACGGAACTGATGCACAGAAAAACCGCTATCTTCCACGCCTGGCGACGGGTGAAGAAATCCCTTGCTTCGGTTTGACAGAGCCAACAGCGGGTTCTGATGCGGGTTCTATCACTTCCACCGGTGTTCTTTTCAAAGGTCCGGATGGCAAACTGCAAATTAAATTGAACTGGAACAAACGCTGGATCACTCTGGCTGCGATCTCCACCACGATCGGTCTTGCGTTCCGTTTGCGTGACCCTGAAAATCTTTTGGGTAAAGGCGAAGACGTGGGTATCACGTGTGCGTTGATCCCTTCCAGCACTCCGGGTGTTGTTTTGGGTCGTCGTCATGATCCACTGGGTATTCCGTTCTACAACTGTCCGACTCAAGGTAAAGACGTTATCGTTAACGCAGAAGATGCCATCATCGGTGGTGTTGCCAATGCCGGTAAGGGCTGGCTGATGTTGATGGAGTGTCTGGCTGCAGGTCGTGGTATCTCCTTGCCAGCTCAGGCAACCGGTGGCGCGAAACTGGCGGCTCGTGTTGTGTCTGCGCACTCTTTGGTTCGTCGTCAGTTCGGTATGTCCATCGGTCGCTTCGAGGGTGTTGAAGAACCTTTGGCGCGGATCGGGGCGGCAGCTTACCAGCTTGAAGCCATGAGACGTTACTGCCTTGGTGCCATCGACAAAGGTATCAAGCCGGGCGTTATCACAGCGATGCAAAAGTACTATGCAACTGAAATGGGCCGTCATGTGATCAACGACTCCATGGATATCATGGGTGGTGCGGGTATCTCTATGGGTCCTCGCAACGTGCTGGCGGAAATCTATATTGCGACTCCAATCGGTATCACGGTTGAAGGTGCAAACATCCTGACTCGTACTTTGATGATCTTCGGTCAGGGGGCTCTTCGTGCCCATCCATTTGCTTACGCGGAAGTTAAAACGGCGGAAGCGGGTGATTTGAAAGGCTTCGACAGAGCATTCTGGGGTCACATCGGTCACGTTGTGCGCAACACTTGCCGCGCGATTCTGCTTTCTTGTTCCCGTGGTTTCCTGGCGTCCACTCCGGATGTGCACCCGCAAATGAAAGTTTACGTTCGTCGTTTGACTTGGACTTCTGCAACGTTCGCGTTGTTGTCTGACGTGGCGATGGGTGTTTTGGGTGGTCAGTTGAAAGCAAAACAAAAAATCACCGGTCGTTTCGCGGATATTCTGGCGAATATGTACATGGCGACAGCAATTCTTCGTCGTTTCGAGTACGAAGGTCGTCGTGAAGAAGACCTGGCGTTTGCTCACTACAACCTGAAACGTTGCATGGCGAACATCCAGACTGGTTTTGATGGCATCTTCGACAACCTGAAAATCCCGGGTCTGCGTTGGTTCTTCAAAGGCTGGATCGGTGCTTGGTCCCGCATCAACTCCATCGGTTCCCAGGCTTCTGACGGCTGGTCTCACGCGATCGCGGCTTCCATGCTGAAAGAAGGCGGTATCCGTGAGCGTCTGTCTGATGGTATCTATCTGCCAACAGATAAAAACGAAGCTATCGGTCGTCTGGAGCACGCATTCTCTGTGACGAACAAAGCTGAAGCGGCCGAGAAAAAAGTGAAAAAAGCCATCCGTGAAGGTGTTCTGCCTAAAAAGAAAGTTCACTTGTTGCTGGATGAAGCCCTTCAGAAGAATGTGATCACTCAGGACGAACTGAAGCTGATCCAGGAATCCGATGCGGTTCGCTACGACGCGATCCTGGTGGATGATTTCTCCCAGGAAGAATACATGTCCCGTCATTCTTAA
- a CDS encoding voltage-gated chloride channel family protein: protein MNFQIRRILLSAAVGVMAGMAAAVFLIALNAATLLRESYPWLIWLLPAAGAVIGYAYYKYGQGTDKGTGLILEQIHDPSNIIPFRMAPMVLLGTVLTHLFGGSAGREGTAVQMGASLADQLNRFFKMSPEDRKALLIAGAGAGFSAAIGAPLAGALFGLEVIQVGRLRLFALAECLVASFVAYYVCRLLGAPHSVFGPVGDVSFNALGFVAVVGAGLVFGLAANIFMRFTHWIERCQKRYIGHPAFRPVVGGVLLVILYQLEGSFRFVGLGIPVIQDYFSQSAAFLDPVYKTLFTGLTVGSGFKGGEFIPLVFIGSGLGSALSVVLPVSVSLLAALGFAAVFGAAANTPLACAVMACEIFGWHIAPYAFLACLVAYFVSGHLGIYKNQKIVRSKRDQLLWVFRRK, encoded by the coding sequence ATGAATTTTCAGATCAGAAGAATACTATTAAGTGCTGCCGTGGGAGTGATGGCCGGAATGGCCGCCGCAGTGTTCTTAATTGCGTTGAACGCGGCGACCCTGTTGCGGGAGTCATATCCCTGGCTGATATGGCTTTTACCCGCGGCTGGAGCGGTGATCGGTTATGCCTACTACAAGTATGGACAAGGCACCGACAAGGGCACAGGGTTGATTCTGGAACAAATCCATGACCCATCCAATATCATTCCATTTCGTATGGCGCCGATGGTGCTTTTGGGAACCGTGCTGACTCATCTTTTCGGCGGATCGGCGGGGCGGGAAGGCACGGCCGTGCAGATGGGGGCTAGCCTTGCTGATCAGCTCAACCGTTTTTTTAAGATGTCCCCTGAAGATCGTAAGGCGCTTTTGATTGCGGGGGCCGGGGCGGGTTTTAGTGCGGCTATTGGCGCACCTTTGGCCGGAGCTTTGTTCGGTCTGGAAGTCATTCAGGTGGGCAGACTTCGCTTGTTCGCCTTGGCAGAATGTCTGGTGGCTTCGTTTGTGGCCTATTACGTTTGCCGTCTGCTGGGGGCTCCGCATTCTGTGTTCGGCCCGGTCGGGGATGTTTCTTTCAACGCGCTTGGTTTTGTCGCTGTTGTTGGTGCGGGTTTGGTCTTCGGGCTTGCTGCGAATATTTTCATGCGCTTCACACATTGGATCGAGCGTTGTCAGAAAAGATATATCGGGCATCCGGCATTCAGACCCGTTGTGGGAGGCGTGTTGCTGGTGATTCTTTATCAGCTTGAAGGCAGTTTCCGTTTCGTGGGACTGGGAATTCCCGTCATTCAGGATTATTTCTCGCAAAGTGCTGCCTTTCTGGATCCGGTTTATAAAACCCTTTTCACAGGTTTGACCGTCGGATCAGGGTTTAAAGGGGGAGAGTTTATTCCCCTGGTCTTTATCGGCTCGGGCCTGGGAAGTGCGCTTTCTGTGGTTTTGCCGGTGTCCGTTTCCTTGTTGGCGGCACTGGGGTTCGCCGCCGTCTTTGGTGCTGCGGCCAACACTCCGTTGGCTTGTGCGGTGATGGCTTGTGAAATTTTCGGATGGCATATCGCCCCTTATGCATTCTTAGCCTGTCTGGTGGCGTATTTCGTGTCAGGCCATCTGGGGATTTACAAGAATCAAAAGATCGTGCGCAGCAAGCGCGATCAACTGTTGTGGGTGTTTCGGCGCAAGTAA
- a CDS encoding response regulator transcription factor, which produces MNILLLEDDEEICKRLVITFESQGWAVKAVQSISELVALLKAKSFYPQVVVQDRMIAGTDSAQYVERIKTSFIDTKILVLSAIDTSNEKAGLLDLGADDYVAKPYSTSELVARVKALGRRSTLVASSQLITVGNLTVDMGLRRAEVAGEVVNLSQKEFQLLSLFAHHPGKVFPKEVLLEKVWDNKGDVESKVVEATVNNLRRKLESGKCSCGIKNVRNVGYWLEA; this is translated from the coding sequence ATGAACATCCTGTTGCTGGAAGACGACGAAGAGATCTGCAAGCGTCTTGTAATCACATTTGAGTCTCAAGGCTGGGCGGTGAAAGCCGTGCAGTCCATTTCAGAGCTTGTCGCACTTTTAAAAGCAAAATCCTTTTATCCGCAAGTGGTGGTGCAAGACCGCATGATTGCGGGCACCGATTCGGCTCAGTATGTCGAGCGCATCAAGACGTCCTTTATTGATACAAAGATTCTGGTCCTGTCCGCCATCGATACCAGTAATGAAAAAGCCGGTTTGTTGGACCTGGGGGCTGATGATTATGTGGCAAAGCCGTATTCAACCTCAGAACTGGTGGCCCGAGTCAAGGCTCTGGGGCGCAGATCCACGCTGGTGGCGTCTAGTCAGTTGATCACCGTGGGAAATCTAACTGTCGACATGGGACTTCGCCGGGCGGAAGTGGCTGGCGAAGTGGTGAACTTGTCGCAAAAGGAATTTCAACTTTTGTCCTTGTTTGCGCATCATCCGGGCAAGGTTTTTCCGAAAGAGGTCCTGCTTGAAAAAGTCTGGGACAATAAGGGCGATGTGGAATCCAAAGTGGTTGAAGCCACGGTGAACAATCTGCGCCGAAAGCTTGAATCCGGGAAATGTTCCTGCGGAATAAAAAACGTGCGCAATGTGGGGTACTGGCTTGAGGCTTAA